The following coding sequences are from one Candidatus Nitrohelix vancouverensis window:
- the hemL gene encoding glutamate-1-semialdehyde 2,1-aminomutase encodes MKRSQSEKLFEEAQRYMPGGVNSPVRAFKSVGGHPLFIQSAQGARITDADGNEFIDYVGSWGPLILGHAHPRIVEAITKQAKIGTSYGAPTTMEIDLAKKVVDCVPSIEMVRMVNSGTEAVMSALRLARGVTGRDFIVKFEGCYHGHGDSLLVKAGSGLASLGIPDSPGIVDDLAHKTLTLPYNDSDKVRELFDKRGDEIACLIVEPIAGNMGVVPPRPGFLQTLREVTQEHGALLIFDEVITGFRVGLGGAQELYGIQPDLTTLGKIIGGGLPVGAYGGSAKLMSNISPVGPVYQAGTLSGNPLAMVAGSAMLEALSEPGLYESLDAMAKTLCDGFQQHADRLGIPVQIQRVGSMFSMFFTDQEIVDFASVKTADADFFKKYFNALLEEGVAIAPSAFEAGFVNAAHTNEDIEKTLEAMGTALGRAMNK; translated from the coding sequence GTGAAGCGAAGCCAGTCAGAAAAATTATTCGAAGAAGCCCAACGCTACATGCCCGGCGGCGTTAACAGCCCGGTGCGAGCGTTCAAATCCGTTGGCGGTCATCCCCTGTTCATTCAAAGCGCGCAGGGCGCGCGTATCACCGACGCGGACGGCAATGAATTCATCGACTACGTCGGTTCCTGGGGACCGTTGATTCTGGGTCATGCGCACCCGCGCATCGTCGAGGCGATCACGAAACAGGCAAAAATCGGAACCAGTTACGGCGCGCCCACAACGATGGAAATTGATCTGGCAAAAAAGGTGGTCGACTGCGTTCCCTCCATCGAAATGGTGCGTATGGTCAACTCCGGCACCGAAGCGGTGATGAGCGCCTTGCGGTTGGCCCGCGGCGTTACCGGTCGAGATTTTATCGTGAAGTTTGAGGGCTGTTATCACGGCCACGGCGACAGCTTGCTGGTTAAGGCGGGATCGGGGCTGGCCTCTCTGGGCATTCCGGATTCGCCGGGTATTGTTGACGATCTGGCTCACAAAACCCTGACGCTTCCCTACAACGACAGCGATAAAGTTCGTGAATTGTTTGACAAGCGCGGCGATGAAATCGCCTGTCTGATTGTGGAACCCATCGCCGGCAATATGGGCGTGGTGCCTCCGCGACCCGGATTTTTGCAGACCCTGCGCGAGGTCACACAGGAGCATGGCGCCTTGCTGATATTTGACGAAGTCATCACCGGCTTCCGCGTTGGACTGGGCGGCGCCCAGGAATTGTATGGCATCCAACCGGATCTGACCACGCTTGGAAAAATCATCGGCGGCGGTTTACCCGTTGGAGCTTACGGCGGAAGCGCAAAATTGATGTCCAATATTTCCCCTGTTGGGCCGGTGTATCAGGCCGGAACCTTGTCGGGAAATCCATTGGCGATGGTGGCCGGTAGCGCCATGCTGGAGGCGCTGTCTGAGCCGGGACTGTATGAATCTCTGGATGCAATGGCAAAAACTTTATGCGACGGCTTTCAACAACACGCCGATCGATTGGGAATTCCCGTGCAGATTCAGCGCGTCGGTTCCATGTTTTCGATGTTTTTCACGGATCAGGAGATCGTCGATTTTGCCTCTGTCAAAACCGCCGATGCGGATTTTTTCAAGAAATATTTTAACGCTCTGTTGGAAGAGGGCGTGGCGATAGCGCCTTCTGCGTTTGAAGCGGGCTTTGTCAACGCCGCTCATACTAATGAAGATATCGAAAAAACGCTTGAAGCGATGGGCACGGCGCTCGGCCGGGCGATGAATAAATAA